In one Carassius carassius chromosome 48, fCarCar2.1, whole genome shotgun sequence genomic region, the following are encoded:
- the LOC132131326 gene encoding putative per-hexamer repeat protein 5, translating into MTARVDFSLIAALLYLFGYLSITHAIQRRNTVDGFCPATLTFVPARRGCSSDEDCPGGHKCCRFDCGPVLKPGQCPLPEMIPLCAESCFHDGQCPATQKCCPTTGGFACSEPRGQGQGQGQGQGQGQGSGQGQGQGQGQGQGSGQGQGQGLGQGQGQGQGQGSGQGQGQGQGQGQGQGQGQGSGQGQGQGQGQGQGSGQGQGQGQGQGQGSGQGQGQGQGQGQGSGLGQGQGQSQGQGQGSGQGQGQGQGQGSGQGQGQGSGQGQGQGSGQGQGQGSGQGQGQGQGSGQGQGQGQGQGQGQGSGQGQGQGQGQGQGQGQGSGQGQGQGQGQGQGSGLGQGQGLGQGQGQGQGSGSSQGQGQGQGQVQGRCRKQKRSGKNSRE; encoded by the exons ATGACCGCTCGAGTGGATTTCTCGTTGATTGCTGCTTTGTTGTATCTGTTTGGATACTTGAGCATCACTCATGCTATTCAAAGACGTAACACAG TGGATGGTTTTTGTCCGGCGACGCTGACGTTTGTGCCGGCCCGTCGAGGATGTTCTtctgatgaagactgccctggaggacacaaatgctgtcgatttgactgtgggcctgttt TGAAGCCGGGTCAGTGTCCCCTACCAGAgatgattccactgtgtgctgaaagctgtttccatgatggccagtgtcctgccacacagaagtgttgcccaaccactggtggctttgcatgcagtgaaccacgTG gaCAAGGTCAGgggcaaggccagggtcagggacaaggccagggaagcggtcagggacaaggccagggtcagggacaaggccagggaagcggtcagggacaaggacaaggtctgggacaaggacagggtcagggacaaggccagggaagcggtcaggggcaaggccagggtcagggacaaggccagggtcagggacaaggccagggaagtggtcagggacaaggccagggtcagggacaaggccagggaagtggtcagggacaaggccagggtcagggacaaggccagggaagtggtcagggacaaggccagggtcagggacaaggccagggaagcggtctgggacagggacaaggacagagtcagggacaaggccagggaagcggacaaggacagggtcagggacaaggccagggaagcggtcagggacaaggccagggaagcggtcagggacaaggccagggaagcggccagggacagggtcagggaagtggtcagggtcagggacaaggccagggaagcggtcaaggacaaggacagggccagggtcagggacaaggccagggaagcggtcaaggaCAAGGTCAGgggcaaggccagggtcagggacaaggccagggaagtggtcagggacaaggccagggtcagggacaaggccagggaagcggtctgGGACAAGGACAAGGtctgggacaaggacagggtcagggacaaggctcGGGAAGCAGTCAGGGTCAAGGCCAGGGACAAGGACAAGTCCAGGGAAGGTGTCGGAAGCAGAAGAGGTCAGGGAAGAATTCAAGAGAATAG
- the LOC132131327 gene encoding uncharacterized protein LOC132131327 yields the protein MTARVDFSLIAALLYLFGYLSITHAIQRRNTVDGFCPATLTFVPARRGCSSDEDCPGGHKCCRFDCGPVCVLPVFMKPGQCPLPEMIPLCAESCFHDGQCPATQKCCPTTGGFACSEPRGQGRGQGSGQGQGQGQGQGQGSGQGQGQGQGQGQGRGQGQGQGSGQGQGQGSGQGQGQGSGQGQGQGQGSGQGQGQGQGQGQGQGSGQGQGQGQGQGQGQGQGSGQGQGQGQGQGQGSGQGQGQGQGSGQGQGQGQGQGQGQGQGSGQGQGQGQGQGQGSGQGQGQGQGQGQGSGQGQGQGQGQGQGSGQGQGQGQGQGQGSGQGQGQGQGQGQGSGQGQGQGQGSGQGQGQGQGSGQGQGQGQGSGQGQGQGQGQGQGQGSGQGQGQGQGQGQGQGQGSGQGQGQGQGQGQGSGLGQGQGLGQGQGQGQGQGSGQGQGQGSGLGQGQGLGQGQGQGQGQGSGQGQGLGQGQGQGQGQGSGQGQGLGQGQGQGQGSGSSQGQGQGQGQGQVQGRCRKQKRSGKNSRE from the exons ATGACCGCTCGAGTGGATTTCTCGTTGATTGCTGCTTTGTTGTATCTGTTTGGATACTTGAGCATCACTCATGCTATTCAAAGACGTAACACAG TGGATGGTTTTTGTCCGGCGACGCTGACGTTTGTGCCGGCCCGTCGAGGATGTTCTtctgatgaagactgccctggaggacacaaatgctgtcgatttgactgtgggcctgtttgtgtgctgcctgttttca TGAAGCCGGGTCAGTGTCCCCTACCAGAgatgattccactgtgtgctgaaagctgtttccatgatggccagtgtcctgccacacagaagtgttgcccaaccactggtggctttgcatgcagtgaaccacgTGGTCAGGGAAGAG gacagggaagcggccagggtcaaggacagggtcagggacaaggccagggaagcggtcagggtcaaggacagggtcagggacaaggccagggaaggggtcagggacaaggccagggaagcggtcagggacaaggccagggaagcggtcagggacaaggccagggaagcggtcagggtcagggacaaggccagggaagcggtcaaggacaaggacagggccagggtcagggacaaggccagggaagcggtcaaggaCAAGGTCAGgggcaaggccagggtcagggacaaggccagggaagcggtcagggacaaggccagggtcagggacaaggccagggaagcg gacagggtcagggacaaggccagggaagcggtcaaggaCAAGGTCAGgggcaaggccagggtcagggacaaggccagggaagtggtcaggggcaaggccagggtcagggacaaggccagggaagtggtcagggacaaggccagggtcagggacaaggccagggaagtggtcagggacaaggccagggtcagggacaaggccagggaagtggtcagggacaaggccagggtcagggacaaggccagggaagtggtcagggacaaggccagggtcagggacaaggccagggaagtggtcagggacaaggccagg gccagggaagcggccagggacagggacagggtcagggaagtggtcagggtcagggacaaggccagggaagcggtcaaggacaaggacagggccagggtcagggacaaggccagggaagcggtcaaggaCAAGGTCAGgggcaaggccagggtcagggacaaggccagggaagtggtcagggacaaggccagggtcagggacaaggccagggaagcggtctgGGACAAGGACAAGGtctgggacaaggacagggtcagggacaaggccagggaagcggtcaaggaCAAG gccagggaagcggtctgGGACAAGGACAAGGtctgggacaaggacagggtcagggacaaggccagggaagcggacaaGGACAAGGtctgggacaaggacagggtcagggacaaggccagggaagcggacaaGGACAAGGtctgggacaaggacagggtcagggacaaggctcGGGAAGCAGTCAGGGTCAAGGCCAGggacaaggacaaggacaagtcCAGGGAAGGTGTCGGAAGCAGAAGAGGTCAGGGAAGAATTCAAGAGAATAG
- the LOC132131328 gene encoding uncharacterized protein LOC132131328 — translation GQGQGQGQGSGQGQGQGQGQGQGSGQGQGQGQGQGQGSGQGQGQGSGQGQGQGSGQGQGQGSGQGQGQGSGQGQGQGSGQGQGQGSGQGQGQGSGQGQGQGSGQGQGQGQGSGQGQGQGQGQGQGQGSGQGQGQGQGQGQGQGSGQGQGQGQGQGQGQGSGQGQGQGQGQGSGQGQGQGQGQGQGSGQGQGQGQGQGQGSGLGQGQGQGQGQGQGSGQGQGQGSGQGQGQGSGQGQGQGQGSGQGQGQGQGSGQGQGQGEDQESRVKWTTHDKDQITHNSSSSPVNERR, via the exons ggacagggtcagggacaaggccagggaagcggtcagggtcaaggacagggtcagggacaaggccagggaagcggtcagggtcaaggacagggtcagggacaaggccagggaagcggtcagggacaaggccagggaagcggtcagggacaaggccagggaagcggtcagggacaaggccagggaagcggtcagggacagggtcagggaagcggtcagggacagggtcagggaagcggtcagggtcagggtcagggaagcggtcagggtcagggtcagggaagcggtcagggtcagggtcagggaagtggtcagggtcagggacagggccagggaagcggtcaaggacaaggacagggccagggtcagggacaaggccagggaagcggtcaaggaCAAGGTCAGGGGCAaggccagggacaaggccagggaagcggtcagggacaaggccagg gccagggtcagggacaaggccagggaagtggtcagggacaaggtcagggacaaggccagggaagtggtcagggacaaggccagggtcagggacaaggccagggaagtggtcagggacaaggccagggtcagggacaaggccagggaagcggtctgggacagggacaaggacagggtcagggacaaggccagggaagcggtcagggacaaggccagggaagcggtcagggacaaggccagggaagcggccagggacagggacagggtcagggaagcggtcagggtcagggacaaggccagggaagcggtcaaggacaaggacaggg AGAGGATCAGGAGAGTCGGGTCAAGTGGACGACCCATGATAAAGATCAGATCACACACAACAGCTCCTCGTCGCCAGTGAATGAGAGACGGTAA
- the LOC132131538 gene encoding transmembrane protein 88B-like: MCGMTVLLDDGGGDEDFDVDDGIRMLPPPPAQCDGGVWGARRGHCGCVLWTLLLLLWNVLLLLGCVLLMLLIFSLILLPTALLLYAGFLCHSRVVASQTALCRYLDDNSCSALIILGFVMMSPLVVVAAATFCAILRRLHLLLYFQPITAARYQGQGFGWKRDIHAWV; the protein is encoded by the exons ATGTGTGGAATGACGGTGCTTTTAGATGATGGTGGAGGTGATGAAGACTTTGATGTGGATGATGGGATCCGGATGCTGCCTCCTCCTCCGGCTCAGTGTGATGGCGGGGTCTGGGGGGCCCGGCGGGGTCACTGCGGGTGTGTGCTGTggacgctgctgctgctgctgtggaaCGTCCTGCTGCTGCTGGGGTGTGTGCTGCTGATGCTCCTGATCTTCAGCCTCATCCTGTTGCCCACCGCCCTGCTGCTGTACGCCGGCTTCCTGTGCCATTCACGG GTTGTGGCTTCTCAGACTGCTCTTTGCCGTTACCTTGACGACAACAGTTGCTCTGCCCTCATCATCCTGGGCTTTGTCATGATGTCTCCGCTCGTGGTGGTTGCTGCGGCGACGTTTTGCGCTATTCTCAGGCGGCTCCACCTTCTCTTATattttcagccaatcacagcagctCGTTACCAAGGGCAGGGCTTTGGCTGGAAGCGGGACATCCACGCCTGGGTTTGA